A section of the Candidatus Cloacimonadota bacterium genome encodes:
- the nusG gene encoding transcription termination/antitermination protein NusG, whose amino-acid sequence MNWYVLHVYSARESRIKEAIEKSVAGTDMEKDLGEILIPTQKTFHIRDGKKVQREKKIFNSYIIIQANLTPELTAFILNMPGVTHFLGSTKKPVPLSEIEAKRLLGISDREDETEKDYQFIQGDMVKIISGPFTEFEGVIEKVSQDSHKLTVNVAVFGRVTPVELNTDQVERINKI is encoded by the coding sequence ATGAACTGGTATGTTTTGCATGTTTACTCCGCCCGAGAGTCCCGAATAAAGGAAGCGATCGAGAAAAGTGTTGCTGGGACTGATATGGAAAAAGATCTGGGTGAGATACTGATCCCTACTCAGAAGACTTTTCATATTAGAGACGGTAAGAAAGTTCAGAGAGAGAAGAAGATCTTTAACAGTTACATTATCATTCAAGCCAATCTAACTCCTGAACTTACTGCTTTCATTCTCAATATGCCCGGCGTAACCCATTTCCTTGGTTCCACTAAAAAACCGGTACCATTGAGCGAAATAGAAGCAAAAAGATTGTTAGGTATTTCTGACCGGGAAGATGAGACGGAAAAGGATTACCAATTTATACAGGGAGATATGGTAAAGATTATTTCCGGTCCTTTTACTGAATTTGAAGGGGTAATTGAAAAAGTTAGTCAGGATAGTCATAAATTAACGGTCAATGTTGCCGTATTTGGGAGGGTTACACCTGTCGAACTGAATACTGATCAGGTTGAACGGATCAATAAGATTTAG
- the secE gene encoding preprotein translocase subunit SecE: protein MIQGIIKFFKDVRQELKYVTWPTRADIKEGTVVVIVMSAIVALFLSGVDAIFSMIIRFILLR, encoded by the coding sequence ATGATCCAAGGTATAATTAAATTTTTCAAAGATGTGCGGCAGGAACTGAAGTATGTTACTTGGCCGACAAGAGCGGATATAAAAGAAGGGACAGTGGTTGTTATAGTCATGTCTGCCATAGTAGCTCTATTTTTATCCGGAGTGGATGCGATCTTTTCTATGATCATCAGGTTTATTTTGTTAAGATAA
- the rpmG gene encoding 50S ribosomal protein L33, translating into MRETVILACQECGRRNYTTTKNRRTHPERVEYKKYCPFDKKHTIHKQTR; encoded by the coding sequence ATGAGAGAAACAGTGATCTTGGCTTGTCAGGAATGTGGCAGAAGAAATTATACAACTACGAAAAACAGAAGAACTCATCCTGAAAGAGTCGAATATAAAAAGTATTGTCCTTTTGATAAGAAGCATACAATACATAAACAGACAAGATAA
- the tuf gene encoding elongation factor Tu (EF-Tu; promotes GTP-dependent binding of aminoacyl-tRNA to the A-site of ribosomes during protein biosynthesis; when the tRNA anticodon matches the mRNA codon, GTP hydrolysis results; the inactive EF-Tu-GDP leaves the ribosome and release of GDP is promoted by elongation factor Ts; many prokaryotes have two copies of the gene encoding EF-Tu) — protein MPGDSLTIEAELITPIAMEQGLRFAIREGGRTIGAGVVGDIVE, from the coding sequence TAATGCCGGGAGACAGTTTAACAATCGAGGCGGAACTAATAACCCCAATTGCCATGGAACAGGGCTTACGTTTTGCTATCCGTGAAGGTGGCAGAACTATCGGTGCCGGCGTTGTCGGTGATATTGTGGAATAA